A window from Bacteroidota bacterium encodes these proteins:
- a CDS encoding SCO family protein, giving the protein MNTKAFYGLLLALLVPIVCYFIIKQAGDKHPLMPRHYIYDDVQIVNKKGKNVEDTIWHQLPNFTLTNQMGHKVSLDEIKGVTYNNAEADTSNKVIVANFFFTHCPTICPTMTQNMKRLQQGITNSQRVGDKTPAFIQFLSFSVDPERDSVPRLKAWADRFQVDPVNWWLLTGDKKTIYDLCINDMKLGLVDGEGVDTSFIHVPYFVLIDRNRNIRGYYNGLDSASLVKLSADIIFLSLEKDRTQKSFFAGKLQLMAIVFLICIMAVAVFMYLLKKKATPEYSPSGKEERRSPIKEN; this is encoded by the coding sequence ATGAACACAAAAGCATTTTATGGTTTATTGCTGGCCTTGCTCGTGCCGATAGTTTGTTATTTTATAATCAAACAGGCGGGAGATAAACATCCGTTGATGCCACGGCATTATATATATGATGATGTACAGATCGTAAACAAGAAAGGTAAAAATGTAGAAGATACGATCTGGCATCAACTACCCAATTTTACACTTACCAATCAAATGGGGCACAAAGTATCGCTTGATGAAATAAAAGGGGTGACCTATAATAATGCAGAAGCCGATACCAGCAATAAAGTGATCGTTGCCAATTTTTTCTTTACGCATTGCCCGACCATTTGTCCTACGATGACGCAAAATATGAAGCGGCTGCAACAAGGCATTACCAACTCTCAACGGGTGGGTGATAAAACACCGGCGTTCATCCAGTTCCTTTCTTTTAGTGTGGATCCTGAAAGAGATTCAGTGCCACGGTTGAAAGCATGGGCCGATCGTTTCCAGGTGGATCCTGTGAATTGGTGGTTGCTGACAGGTGATAAGAAAACAATTTATGATCTGTGTATAAATGATATGAAGCTGGGGCTGGTGGATGGAGAGGGCGTAGATACCAGTTTTATACATGTACCTTACTTTGTTTTGATCGATCGTAACCGGAATATACGTGGCTATTATAATGGATTGGATTCTGCATCGTTAGTAAAGCTATCTGCGGATATTATTTTTCTTTCGCTGGAAAAAGACCGTACACAGAAATCCTTCTTCGCCGGTAAACTGCAGTTGATGGCAATTGTTTTCCTGATCTGTATAATGGCTGTTGCCGTGTTCATGTATTTATTAAAGAAAAAGGCTACACCCGAGTACTCTCCTTCAGGAAAGGAAGAAAGAAGATCCCCTATAAAAGAAAACTAA
- a CDS encoding DUF420 domain-containing protein encodes MLPPVLTKNDKKARTLILVFSAIVFIAIVALGRVKLNVDLGFDEHVFAFINSIINSIVAVLLVAALIAVKTKHYLLHKKMMLAAMVLSILFLISYICHHLFAGETKFGGTGTAKMIYYIILGTHIPLAGLILPFILFTAYRALIAEFPQHKKLARITWPVWFYVAVTGVIVYWMISPYYE; translated from the coding sequence ATGCTTCCTCCTGTTTTAACCAAGAACGATAAAAAAGCCCGTACACTCATACTTGTTTTTTCGGCTATTGTGTTTATTGCTATCGTAGCATTGGGCCGGGTAAAACTAAATGTTGACCTGGGTTTTGATGAACATGTATTTGCTTTTATTAATTCCATTATCAACTCCATAGTAGCTGTATTGCTGGTAGCAGCGTTGATCGCCGTAAAAACAAAACATTATTTGCTGCATAAAAAAATGATGCTGGCAGCAATGGTATTGTCCATTTTGTTTTTAATAAGTTATATCTGTCATCATTTATTTGCAGGTGAAACAAAGTTTGGCGGAACTGGTACTGCAAAAATGATCTACTATATCATACTCGGTACACATATTCCACTGGCGGGCTTGATACTTCCTTTTATTTTATTTACCGCTTACCGTGCATTGATAGCTGAATTTCCACAGCATAAAAAACTGGCTCGCATTACCTGGCCGGTGTGGTTCTATGTTGCTGTTACAGGAGTGATCGTATATTGGATGATCAGTCCGTATTACGAATAG